A genomic window from Macaca thibetana thibetana isolate TM-01 chromosome 16, ASM2454274v1, whole genome shotgun sequence includes:
- the CRYBA1 gene encoding beta-crystallin A3: MARRLKEPFPPGTDMGPGLFGSRMVKGINIKDKGTGSQETLPTTKMAQTNPTQGSLGPWKITIYDQENFQGKRMEFTSSCPNVSERSFDNVRSLKVECGAWIGYEHTSFCGQQFILERGEYPRWDAWSGSNAYHIERLMSFRPICSANHKESKMTIFEKENFIGRQWEISDDYPSLQAMGWPNNEVGSMKIQSGAWVCYQYPGYRGYQYILECDHHGGDYKHWREWGSHAQTSQIQSIRRIQQ, translated from the exons ATGGCCCGCAGGCTGAAAGAGCCCTTTCCTCCTGGAACTGACATGGGACCTGGCCTGTTTGGGAGCAGAATGGTGAAAGGAATTAACATTAAAGACAAAGGGACAGGCAGTCAAG AAACCCTTCCAACCACGAAGATGGCTCAGACCAACCCTACGCAGGGGTCCCTGGGGCCATGGAAG ATAACCATCTATGATCAGGAGAACTTTCAGGGCAAGAGGATGGAGTTCACCAGCTCCTGTCCAAATGTCTCTGAGCGCAGTTTTGATAATGTCCGGTCCCTCAAGGTGGAATGTGGCGC CTGGATTGGTTATGAGCATACCAGCTTCTGTGGGCAACAGTTTATCCTGGAGAGAGGAGAATACCCTCGCTGGGATGCCTGGAGTGGGAGTAATGCCTACCACATTGAGCGTCTCATGTCCTTCCGCCCCATCTGTTCAGCT AATCATAAGGAGTCTAAGATGACCATCTTTGAGAAGGAAAACTTTATTGGACGCCAGTGGGAGATCTCTGATGACTACCCCTCCTTGCAAGCCATGGGTTGGCCCAACAACGAAGTCGGCTCCATGAAGATACAAAGTGGGGC CTGGGTTTGCTACCAATATCCTGGATATCGTGGGTATCAGTATATCTTGGAATGTGACCATCACGGAGGAGACTATAAACATTGGAGAGAGTGGGGATCTCATGCCCAGACTTCCCAGATCCAATCGATTCGCCGAATCCAACAGTAG